From Aedes albopictus strain Foshan chromosome 1, AalbF5, whole genome shotgun sequence, one genomic window encodes:
- the LOC109429597 gene encoding pro-resilin isoform X2, whose translation MRSQHKLTALMVLCCALGPVFAASITKREAPLPGGSYLPPSSGGGAGGYPAAGPPSGSYGPPSSGGGAGGYPSGAGGAPSQQYGAPSQGGSFGGQSPSQQYGAPSAPSQQYGAPSSGSGFGGRPQAPSQQYGAPSHGSGNGHGSNGHGASRPSQQYGAPSQQYGAPSNGHGSNGGSRPQAPSQQYGAPSAGAPSQQYGAPSQQYGAPSGGSGSRAPSQQYGAPSGGAPSQQYGAPSGGAPSQQYGAPSSGHGNGHGSNGGSRPQTPSQQYGAPSQQYGAPSAGSRPQTPSQQYGAPGAGSRPQAPSQQYGAPSSGAPSQQYGAPSGGAPSSQYGAPSASAPSQQYGAPSAPSQQYGAPSAPSQQYGAPSQQYGAPSATSRQSGPPSTSYGVPAGPSSGSAGRPSSQYGAPAQGGSSGFGGRPSQQYGAPSAGAPSQQYGAPSAGAPSQQYGAPSTAVGRPSSQYGAPSQGGSGGFGGRPSQQYGAPSQGSSGGFGGRPSQQYGAPSQGASSGGFGGRPSQQYGAPSASAPSQQYGAPSASAPSQQYGAPSAGAPSQQYGAPSRGGAPSQQYGAPSAPSQQYGAPSGGNGHGSSGHHASASFGSGFAQASASSHSSNGSGGYAANGGYSSGGPQSSVPATLPQSYTQTGGYNY comes from the exons ATGAGATCTCAGCATAAGCTTACAGCCCTCATGGTGCTGTGCTGTGCCCTCGGGCCAGTATTCGCCGCCTCAATAACCAAACGAGAGGCGCCTCTTCCTGGTGGAAGTTATCTGCCGCCATCGAGCGGTGGAGGTGCTGGTGGCTACCCAGCCGCTGGTCCCCCGAGCGGAAGCTACGGTCCACCAAGCAGTGGAGGAGGTGCTGGCGGTTATCCATCTGGTGCTGGTGGTGCTCCATCACAGCAGTACGGTGCTCCATCTCAAGGAGGTAGCTTCGGTGGACAATCTCCATCGCAGCAGTATGGCGCCCCATCAGCTCCATCTCAGCAGTACGGTGCTCCTTCAAGCGGAAGTGGATTCGGAGGACGCCCACAGGCTCCATCCCAACAATACGGTGCGCCAAGTCACGGTAGCGGAAATGGTCACGGTTCCAACGGACACGGTGCCTCTCG CCCATCTCAGCAGTATGGAGCTCCATCTCAACAATATGGTGCCCCAAGCAATGGACATGGTTCTAACGGTGGTTCCCG CCCTCAAGCGCCTTCTCAGCAATACGGTGCCCCATCGGCCGGTGCTCCATCTCAACAGTACGGTGCTCCATCCCAGCAGTACGGTGCCCCAAGCGGTGGTAGCGGATCTCGTGCTCCATCTCAGCAATACGGAGCTCCATCCGGTGGTGCC CCATCTCAGCAATACGGCGCTCCATCCGGCGGTGCTCCATCCCAGCAATACGGAGCTCCAAGCAGTGGACACGGTAACGGACATGGCTCCAATGGAGGATCTCG CCCGCAAACCCCATCTCAGCAATATGGTGCTCCATCTCAACAATACGGAGCTCCAAGTGCCGGATCTCGTCCCCAGACTCCATCTCAACAATACGGAGCCCCAGGAGCTGGATCTCGTCCACAGGCCCCATCTCAGCAATACGGAGCTCCTTCATCTGGTGCCCCATCGCAGCAATACGGAGCTCCTTCCGGAGGTGCACCATCATCCCAGTACGGCGCCCCATCCGCTAGTGCCCCATCTCAACAGTATGGTGCTCCATCTGCTCCATCTCAGCAATACGGTGCCCCATCCGCTCCTTCCCAACAATATGGTGCTCCATCTCAGCAATACGGTGCCCCCTCGGCCACATCTCGTCAATCCGGACCCCCATCTACTAGCTACGGAGTTCCAGCTGGCCCATCAAGCGGAAGCGCTGGACGTCCATCTAGCCAATACGGTGCCCCAGCTCAGGGAGGTAGCAGTGGATTCGGAGGACGCCCAAGCCAACAATACGGTGCCCCATCTGCCGGTGCTCCATCTCAGCAATACGGTGCTCCATCTGCTGGAGCCCCATCTCAGCAATACGGTGCCCCCTCTACTGCTGTAGGCCGCCCATCCAGCCAATACGGAGCTCCATCCCAGGGAGGAAGCGGTGGATTCGGAGGTCGTCCAAGCCAGCAATACGGTGCCCCATCTCAAGGTTCAAGCGGTGGTTTCGGAGGCCGTCCAAGCCAACAGTATGGTGCCCCATCTCAAGGAGCTAGCAGCGGTGGATTCGGTGGACGCCCATCGCAGCAGTACGGAGCCCCATCTGCCAGTGCCCCATCTCAGCAGTACGGAGCCCCATCCGCTAGTGCCCCATCCCAGCAATATGGAGCCCCATCAGCTGGAGCCCCATCTCAGCAGTACGGAGCTCCATCTCGTGGAGGCGCTCCTTCTCAGCAGTATGGTGCCCCATCTGCTCCATCCCAGCAGTACGGAGCCCCAAGCGGTGGAAACGGACACGGTAGCAGTGGACACCATGCCAGCGCCTCGTTTGGAAGTGGATTCGCGCAAGCTTCGGCTAGCAGCCACTCCTCGAACGGAAGCGGTGGATACGCTGCCAACGGAGGTTATAGCTCCGGCGGTCCGCAATCATCCGTTCCAGCCACCCTCCCACAGTCATACACTCAAACCGGAGGCTACAACTACTAA
- the LOC109429597 gene encoding pro-resilin isoform X1, whose amino-acid sequence MRSQHKLTALMVLCCALGPVFAASITKREAPLPGGSYLPPSSGGGAGGYPAAGPPSGSYGPPSSGGGAGGYPSGAGGAPSQQYGAPSQGGSFGGQSPSQQYGAPSAPSQQYGAPSSGSGFGGRPQAPSQQYGAPSHGSGNGHGSNGHGASRPSQQYGAPSQQYGAPSNGHGSNGGSRPQAPSQQYGAPSAGAPSQQYGAPSQQYGAPSGGSGSRAPSQQYGAPSGGAPSQQYGAPGAGSRPQTPSQQYGAPSSGAPSQQYGAPSGGAPSQQYGAPSGGAPSQQYGAPSGGAPSQQYGAPSGGAPSQQYGAPSSGHGNGHGSNGGSRPQTPSQQYGAPSQQYGAPSAGSRPQTPSQQYGAPGAGSRPQAPSQQYGAPSSGAPSQQYGAPSGGAPSSQYGAPSASAPSQQYGAPSAPSQQYGAPSAPSQQYGAPSQQYGAPSATSRQSGPPSTSYGVPAGPSSGSAGRPSSQYGAPAQGGSSGFGGRPSQQYGAPSAGAPSQQYGAPSAGAPSQQYGAPSTAVGRPSSQYGAPSQGGSGGFGGRPSQQYGAPSQGSSGGFGGRPSQQYGAPSQGASSGGFGGRPSQQYGAPSASAPSQQYGAPSASAPSQQYGAPSAGAPSQQYGAPSRGGAPSQQYGAPSAPSQQYGAPSGGNGHGSSGHHASASFGSGFAQASASSHSSNGSGGYAANGGYSSGGPQSSVPATLPQSYTQTGGYNY is encoded by the exons ATGAGATCTCAGCATAAGCTTACAGCCCTCATGGTGCTGTGCTGTGCCCTCGGGCCAGTATTCGCCGCCTCAATAACCAAACGAGAGGCGCCTCTTCCTGGTGGAAGTTATCTGCCGCCATCGAGCGGTGGAGGTGCTGGTGGCTACCCAGCCGCTGGTCCCCCGAGCGGAAGCTACGGTCCACCAAGCAGTGGAGGAGGTGCTGGCGGTTATCCATCTGGTGCTGGTGGTGCTCCATCACAGCAGTACGGTGCTCCATCTCAAGGAGGTAGCTTCGGTGGACAATCTCCATCGCAGCAGTATGGCGCCCCATCAGCTCCATCTCAGCAGTACGGTGCTCCTTCAAGCGGAAGTGGATTCGGAGGACGCCCACAGGCTCCATCCCAACAATACGGTGCGCCAAGTCACGGTAGCGGAAATGGTCACGGTTCCAACGGACACGGTGCCTCTCG CCCATCTCAGCAGTATGGAGCTCCATCTCAACAATATGGTGCCCCAAGCAATGGACATGGTTCTAACGGTGGTTCCCG CCCTCAAGCGCCTTCTCAGCAATACGGTGCCCCATCGGCCGGTGCTCCATCTCAACAGTACGGTGCTCCATCCCAGCAGTACGGTGCCCCAAGCGGTGGTAGCGGATCTCGTGCTCCATCTCAGCAATACGGAGCTCCATCCGGTGGTGCCCCATCTCAGCAATACGGTGCTCCAGGAGCTGGATCTCGCCCACAGACTCCATCCCAGCAATACGGTGCTCCTTCATCTGGTGCCCCATCTCAGCAATACGGCGCTCCATCCGGCGGTGCCCCATCCCAGCAATACGGTGCTCCCTCAGGTGGTGCTCCATCCCAGCAGTACGGTGCTCCTTCCGGTGGTGCTCCATCTCAGCAATACGGCGCTCCATCCGGCGGTGCTCCATCCCAGCAATACGGAGCTCCAAGCAGTGGACACGGTAACGGACATGGCTCCAATGGAGGATCTCG CCCGCAAACCCCATCTCAGCAATATGGTGCTCCATCTCAACAATACGGAGCTCCAAGTGCCGGATCTCGTCCCCAGACTCCATCTCAACAATACGGAGCCCCAGGAGCTGGATCTCGTCCACAGGCCCCATCTCAGCAATACGGAGCTCCTTCATCTGGTGCCCCATCGCAGCAATACGGAGCTCCTTCCGGAGGTGCACCATCATCCCAGTACGGCGCCCCATCCGCTAGTGCCCCATCTCAACAGTATGGTGCTCCATCTGCTCCATCTCAGCAATACGGTGCCCCATCCGCTCCTTCCCAACAATATGGTGCTCCATCTCAGCAATACGGTGCCCCCTCGGCCACATCTCGTCAATCCGGACCCCCATCTACTAGCTACGGAGTTCCAGCTGGCCCATCAAGCGGAAGCGCTGGACGTCCATCTAGCCAATACGGTGCCCCAGCTCAGGGAGGTAGCAGTGGATTCGGAGGACGCCCAAGCCAACAATACGGTGCCCCATCTGCCGGTGCTCCATCTCAGCAATACGGTGCTCCATCTGCTGGAGCCCCATCTCAGCAATACGGTGCCCCCTCTACTGCTGTAGGCCGCCCATCCAGCCAATACGGAGCTCCATCCCAGGGAGGAAGCGGTGGATTCGGAGGTCGTCCAAGCCAGCAATACGGTGCCCCATCTCAAGGTTCAAGCGGTGGTTTCGGAGGCCGTCCAAGCCAACAGTATGGTGCCCCATCTCAAGGAGCTAGCAGCGGTGGATTCGGTGGACGCCCATCGCAGCAGTACGGAGCCCCATCTGCCAGTGCCCCATCTCAGCAGTACGGAGCCCCATCCGCTAGTGCCCCATCCCAGCAATATGGAGCCCCATCAGCTGGAGCCCCATCTCAGCAGTACGGAGCTCCATCTCGTGGAGGCGCTCCTTCTCAGCAGTATGGTGCCCCATCTGCTCCATCCCAGCAGTACGGAGCCCCAAGCGGTGGAAACGGACACGGTAGCAGTGGACACCATGCCAGCGCCTCGTTTGGAAGTGGATTCGCGCAAGCTTCGGCTAGCAGCCACTCCTCGAACGGAAGCGGTGGATACGCTGCCAACGGAGGTTATAGCTCCGGCGGTCCGCAATCATCCGTTCCAGCCACCCTCCCACAGTCATACACTCAAACCGGAGGCTACAACTACTAA